A section of the Nitrospirota bacterium genome encodes:
- a CDS encoding SprT-like domain-containing protein → MVAPPAGERSGQLALPFARDPDSLRRFIEGHCGRRVALALTDNARSIFSLRLRAMERQVRLHRMFLEAPEDVLRELAEYIRLGRGKTPLFWRFVRARAGELKRAEPRRAHLRPRGRHHDLTPLFRELNEEYFGGRLRCGVTWGRRSPRRGVRCRTLGSYSPHTYTVRVSPHLDRKSVPAYFIRYILYHEMLHADMGVLKRKGRRLLHSPEFKARERLFPHYGRALAWEKKNL, encoded by the coding sequence GTGGTGGCTCCGCCCGCCGGGGAGAGGTCCGGACAGCTCGCCCTCCCTTTCGCCCGCGACCCCGACTCTCTGCGCCGGTTCATCGAGGGCCACTGCGGCCGGCGCGTGGCCCTGGCCCTTACGGATAACGCCAGGAGCATCTTCTCCCTCAGGCTCCGGGCAATGGAGCGCCAGGTGCGGCTTCACCGCATGTTCCTCGAGGCCCCGGAGGACGTCCTCCGGGAGCTGGCCGAGTACATACGGCTCGGGAGGGGGAAAACGCCCCTTTTCTGGCGGTTCGTGCGTGCGCGGGCGGGCGAGCTCAAGCGGGCCGAGCCCCGGCGGGCGCATCTCAGGCCCCGGGGCAGGCACCACGACCTGACGCCTCTGTTCCGGGAGCTTAACGAGGAGTACTTCGGCGGCAGGCTCCGCTGTGGGGTAACCTGGGGGCGGCGGAGTCCCCGCCGCGGGGTGCGGTGCCGCACCCTGGGGAGCTACTCGCCCCATACCTACACCGTGCGGGTGAGCCCGCATCTGGACAGAAAGTCCGTCCCGGCCTATTTCATCCGGTACATCCTCTATCACGAGATGCTGCACGCCGACATGGGAGTGCTCAAAAGAAAGGGCCGCCGCCTGCTGCATTCGCCGGAGTTCAAGGCGCGGGAGCGCCTCTTCCCCCATTACGGCCGGGCCCTGGCCTGGGAGAAGAAGAACCTCTGA
- a CDS encoding efflux RND transporter permease subunit, whose product MNDFGTAGTIARAFIRSKLTPLIVIASLLLGFFAVAVTPREEEPQILVPMIDVFVSFPGATAEEVENRVTSPMERLLWEIKGVKYVYSIARPGGNLTIVRFRVGEDMEKSLVKLYNKLYSNMDRLPPGVSTPLVKPKSIFDVPILSLTLWGKGYTGYELRRIAEELRENLKQDQDVSETTIVGGQSREVRVELQPARLASRGLTAMGIMQALKGANANLASGSFRSKGKEFLVEAGGFLTGAEDVGAVVVGVSRDAPVHLRDVATVTDGPEEPRNYVLMGHGPAGKLHDTVQYEAVTLALAKKAGANATTVASRAIQKTGALKGSVIPSDVQVTVTRNYGETAKEKSNELLKHMLIATFSVVVLIALALGWRESIVVAVAVPVTLALTLLITYLYGYTLNRVTLFALIFSIGILVDDAIVVVENIHRHFKKSGVSLMTAILAVDEVGNPTILATFTVIAALLPMAFVSGLMGPYMRPIPVGASAAMLFSLLVAFIVSPWMSYIVLKRVRKRGEGEEEHEEQGRMHAFYRRTLTPLVRRKALRRGALLGVAGLLGLALLLLPLKKVTVKMLPFDNKNELQVVMDMPEGTTLEETAALARELGEYLATVPEVTNYEAYVGAASPFNFNGLVRHYYLRQESNQGDIQVNLVGKAERKAQSHDIAKRIRPALARIGEHYGASVKVVEIPPGPPVLSTLVAEVYGPDLDRQRQIARRIKDVFQETPGVVDVDWFVEAKQPKLTYRVNKEKAAREGISTREVARTLRAFLGGESAGLVHMPGEKEPVPLVLRMPIEERSDPSSLLGVKMPSPQGKLVPLGELVQVEKGTRERAIYHKNLRRVTYVIGDVAGKEESPVYAILAMRKKIEALHLTKGYEFRQYTASQPWLTDHYSMKWDGEWHITYEVFRDLGISFAAVLVLIFILVVAWFGSFLTPIVIMSPIPLTLVGILPGHWALGAFFTATSMIGFIALAGIIVRNSILLVDFVEMEWKETGDLEEALVRAGAVRMRPILLTAAAVVVGSFVILFDPIFQGLAISMMFGAVGATALTLLAVPLVYYEMFKGRPRPGTAEEEEKPREEDEP is encoded by the coding sequence ATGAACGACTTCGGCACGGCAGGAACAATAGCGCGGGCCTTCATCCGCTCCAAGCTCACCCCCCTCATCGTCATCGCCTCCCTCCTTCTGGGCTTCTTCGCGGTGGCCGTCACCCCCCGGGAGGAGGAGCCCCAGATACTGGTGCCCATGATAGACGTCTTCGTCTCCTTTCCGGGGGCCACGGCCGAGGAGGTGGAAAACAGGGTGACCAGCCCCATGGAGCGCCTCCTCTGGGAGATAAAGGGCGTGAAGTACGTCTATTCCATCGCCCGGCCGGGAGGAAACCTCACCATCGTCCGCTTCCGCGTGGGAGAGGACATGGAGAAGTCTCTGGTCAAGCTTTATAACAAGCTCTATTCCAACATGGACCGCCTGCCGCCGGGGGTCAGCACCCCCCTGGTAAAGCCCAAATCCATATTCGACGTTCCCATCCTCTCGCTCACCCTCTGGGGGAAGGGCTATACGGGATACGAGCTTCGCCGGATAGCCGAGGAGCTGAGGGAGAACCTCAAGCAGGACCAGGACGTCTCCGAGACCACCATCGTGGGGGGGCAGAGCCGCGAGGTCCGCGTGGAGCTCCAGCCCGCGCGCCTGGCCTCCCGCGGCCTGACGGCCATGGGCATCATGCAGGCACTGAAGGGCGCCAACGCCAACCTGGCATCGGGCTCCTTCCGCTCCAAGGGCAAGGAGTTTCTGGTGGAGGCGGGCGGGTTCCTCACCGGCGCGGAGGACGTGGGCGCGGTCGTGGTGGGCGTCTCTCGGGACGCGCCCGTGCACCTGCGCGACGTGGCCACGGTCACGGACGGCCCGGAGGAGCCCCGCAATTACGTCCTCATGGGACACGGCCCGGCCGGCAAGCTTCACGATACGGTGCAGTACGAGGCGGTGACCCTTGCCCTTGCCAAGAAGGCGGGAGCAAACGCCACCACGGTGGCCTCGCGGGCCATCCAGAAGACCGGGGCCCTCAAGGGCTCGGTCATCCCCTCGGACGTTCAGGTCACCGTCACCCGGAACTACGGGGAGACGGCCAAGGAGAAGTCCAACGAGCTTCTGAAGCACATGCTCATCGCCACCTTCTCGGTCGTGGTCCTGATAGCCCTGGCCCTGGGGTGGCGGGAGTCCATCGTGGTGGCCGTGGCCGTGCCTGTCACACTGGCCCTGACCCTGCTCATCACCTACCTTTACGGCTATACCCTGAACAGGGTGACCCTGTTCGCCCTTATCTTTTCCATCGGCATACTGGTGGACGACGCCATCGTGGTGGTGGAGAACATCCACCGCCATTTCAAGAAATCGGGGGTCTCCCTGATGACGGCGATTCTGGCCGTGGACGAGGTGGGAAACCCGACCATCCTGGCCACCTTTACCGTTATCGCGGCCCTGCTGCCCATGGCCTTCGTCTCGGGGCTCATGGGCCCCTACATGCGCCCCATCCCCGTGGGGGCCTCGGCGGCCATGCTCTTTTCCCTCCTGGTCGCCTTCATCGTCAGCCCCTGGATGAGCTACATCGTCCTCAAGCGCGTCCGCAAACGCGGAGAGGGAGAGGAGGAGCACGAAGAACAGGGCCGCATGCACGCCTTCTACCGCAGGACGCTTACCCCCCTAGTCAGGCGCAAGGCCCTGAGGCGGGGAGCCCTCCTGGGGGTGGCCGGCCTTCTGGGGCTCGCCCTGCTGCTTCTGCCGCTGAAGAAAGTCACCGTGAAGATGCTGCCCTTCGACAACAAGAACGAGCTTCAGGTGGTCATGGACATGCCCGAGGGGACCACGCTGGAGGAGACCGCCGCCCTGGCACGTGAGCTGGGCGAGTACCTGGCCACCGTGCCCGAGGTGACCAACTACGAGGCCTACGTGGGGGCGGCCTCGCCCTTCAACTTCAACGGGCTCGTGCGGCACTACTACCTGAGGCAGGAGAGCAACCAGGGCGACATCCAGGTGAACCTGGTGGGCAAGGCGGAGCGCAAGGCCCAGAGCCACGACATCGCCAAGCGCATCCGCCCCGCGCTGGCCCGTATCGGCGAGCACTATGGCGCCAGCGTAAAAGTGGTGGAGATTCCCCCCGGGCCCCCGGTGCTCTCCACCCTGGTGGCCGAGGTCTACGGGCCGGACCTCGACCGGCAGAGGCAGATAGCCCGCCGGATAAAGGACGTCTTTCAGGAGACGCCGGGGGTGGTGGACGTGGACTGGTTCGTCGAGGCCAAGCAGCCCAAGCTCACCTACCGGGTGAACAAGGAGAAGGCCGCCCGGGAGGGCATCAGCACCAGGGAGGTAGCCCGCACCCTCCGGGCCTTCCTGGGCGGGGAAAGCGCGGGCCTCGTGCACATGCCCGGGGAGAAGGAGCCCGTGCCCCTGGTGCTCCGGATGCCCATCGAAGAGCGCTCCGACCCCTCTTCCCTGCTCGGAGTGAAGATGCCCTCCCCGCAGGGAAAGCTCGTCCCCCTGGGGGAGCTGGTCCAGGTGGAGAAAGGCACCAGGGAGAGGGCCATCTATCACAAGAACCTTCGAAGGGTGACCTACGTCATCGGGGACGTGGCGGGCAAGGAGGAAAGCCCGGTCTACGCCATCCTGGCCATGAGGAAGAAGATAGAGGCCCTGCATCTGACCAAAGGGTACGAGTTCCGGCAGTATACGGCCTCCCAGCCCTGGCTCACCGACCACTACTCGATGAAGTGGGACGGGGAGTGGCACATCACCTACGAGGTCTTCCGGGACCTGGGCATAAGCTTCGCCGCGGTGCTGGTGCTCATCTTCATCCTGGTGGTGGCGTGGTTCGGAAGCTTCCTGACGCCCATCGTCATCATGTCACCCATCCCCCTGACGCTGGTGGGCATCCTCCCGGGGCACTGGGCCCTGGGGGCGTTCTTCACGGCGACCTCCATGATAGGGTTCATCGCCCTGGCGGGCATCATCGTCAGAAACTCCATCCTGCTCGTGGACTTCGTCGAGATGGAGTGGAAGGAAACGGGGGACCTGGAGGAAGCACTGGTCAGGGCCGGCGCGGTCAGGATGCGGCCCATCCTGCTTACGGCGGCGGCCGTCGTGGTGGGCTCCTTCGTCATCCTGTTCGACCCCATATTCCAGGGGCTGGCCATCTCCATGATGTTCGGGGCGGTGGGGGCCACGGCGCTCACCCTCCTGGCGGTGCCCCTGGTTTACTACGAGATGTTCAAGGGACGCCCCCGGCCGGGGACCGCAGAAGAGGAAGAGAAGCCCCGGGAAGAGGATGAACCCTGA
- a CDS encoding heavy-metal-associated domain-containing protein, producing the protein MGFATVKVKEMYCEKCIEEVRQVLQTIPGLRELDVEMGRASFCYDDGRLSLKDVAQVLGEIGYPVFL; encoded by the coding sequence ATGGGCTTTGCGACCGTGAAGGTAAAGGAGATGTACTGCGAGAAGTGCATCGAGGAGGTCCGGCAGGTCTTGCAGACGATACCCGGCCTCCGCGAGCTGGACGTGGAGATGGGGCGGGCGTCATTCTGCTACGACGACGGCAGGCTCTCTCTCAAGGACGTGGCCCAGGTCCTGGGGGAGATAGGCTACCCGGTCTTTCTCTGA
- the ribE gene encoding 6,7-dimethyl-8-ribityllumazine synthase encodes MKIIQGELRAKGLRFGIVASRFNDFMTAKLLDGALDALGRHGAEEADIDVVKVPGAFEMPLTAKKLAQKGRYDAVICLGTVIRGATPHFDYIAAEVSKGIAQVALEAGLPVAFGVVTADTIEQAVERAGSKSGNKGWDAAMTAIEMAQVMKQL; translated from the coding sequence ATGAAGATAATTCAGGGAGAGCTTCGGGCAAAGGGGCTCAGGTTCGGCATCGTGGCAAGCAGGTTCAACGATTTCATGACGGCCAAGCTTCTGGACGGGGCGCTGGACGCCCTGGGGCGGCACGGCGCGGAGGAGGCCGACATCGACGTGGTCAAGGTGCCGGGGGCCTTCGAGATGCCCCTCACCGCCAAGAAACTCGCCCAGAAAGGCAGGTACGACGCCGTCATCTGCCTGGGCACGGTCATTCGCGGGGCCACGCCGCACTTCGATTACATCGCCGCCGAGGTGAGCAAGGGCATCGCCCAGGTGGCCCTGGAGGCGGGCCTCCCCGTGGCCTTCGGCGTGGTGACGGCCGATACCATCGAGCAAGCCGTGGAGCGGGCGGGCTCAAAGAGCGGCAACAAGGGCTGGGACGCCGCCATGACGGCGATCGAGATGGCGCAGGTGATGAAACAGCTCTGA
- the nusB gene encoding transcription antitermination factor NusB — protein MKRRRAREYALQMLFQHDLTDGHADLRGFWNDKGEDTEVTEFAESLARGTMENLAAIDAVLQEAAEHWVLTRMAAVDRNILRVAAYEILYRDDIPSAVSINEALEIAKRYSSSESAAFINGILDRIARQKERA, from the coding sequence ATGAAACGCCGACGGGCCCGCGAATACGCCCTCCAGATGCTTTTCCAGCACGACCTCACCGACGGACACGCCGACCTCAGGGGCTTCTGGAACGACAAGGGAGAGGACACCGAGGTCACGGAGTTCGCCGAGAGCCTGGCCCGGGGCACCATGGAGAACCTGGCGGCCATAGACGCCGTCCTTCAGGAGGCCGCGGAGCACTGGGTCCTTACGCGGATGGCGGCCGTGGACAGAAACATCCTCCGCGTGGCCGCCTACGAGATTCTCTACCGCGACGACATCCCCTCGGCCGTCTCCATCAACGAGGCCCTGGAGATAGCCAAGAGATACTCCTCCTCCGAGTCGGCCGCCTTCATCAACGGCATCCTGGACCGCATAGCGCGGCAGAAGGAGAGGGCCTGA
- a CDS encoding metallophosphoesterase family protein, producing the protein MPTAVVSDVHSNLAALEAVLEDIEKRRIKEILFLGDAVGYGPDPNECVSLLRKHARVLLAGNHDWAVLGQTDIAYFNPLARAAVAWTDTVLTKANRKALASWPLTELALDGEALLVHASPEDPPAWHYLITPKDGERALRFFSERICMVGHSHRPFITEKPPEGEFNAYEDRVDFREGARYVVNAGSVGQPRDRDPRACYAVLRDGGLSFVRVPYDIERTQEGMRKAGLPAPLAERLSYGM; encoded by the coding sequence ATGCCCACGGCCGTTGTCTCCGACGTGCATTCCAACCTGGCCGCCCTGGAGGCCGTCCTCGAGGACATCGAGAAGAGGCGGATAAAGGAAATCCTTTTCCTCGGGGATGCCGTGGGCTACGGTCCCGACCCCAACGAATGCGTTTCCCTTCTTCGGAAACACGCCCGGGTGCTCCTGGCCGGAAACCACGACTGGGCCGTCCTCGGGCAGACCGACATCGCCTACTTCAACCCCCTGGCCCGGGCCGCGGTGGCCTGGACGGACACCGTCCTGACCAAGGCGAACCGCAAGGCCCTGGCCTCCTGGCCCCTTACGGAACTGGCCCTGGACGGGGAGGCCCTGCTCGTGCACGCAAGCCCGGAGGACCCGCCCGCCTGGCACTACCTCATCACCCCGAAGGACGGGGAGCGGGCCCTCCGGTTTTTCTCCGAGCGCATCTGCATGGTGGGACACAGCCACCGCCCCTTCATAACCGAGAAGCCTCCGGAGGGCGAGTTCAATGCCTACGAGGACAGGGTGGACTTCCGGGAGGGCGCCCGCTACGTCGTCAACGCCGGCAGCGTGGGACAGCCCCGGGACCGGGACCCCCGGGCCTGTTACGCCGTCCTCCGGGACGGCGGCCTTTCGTTCGTCCGCGTCCCTTACGACATAGAGCGCACCCAGGAGGGCATGCGCAAGGCGGGCCTTCCCGCGCCCCTGGCCGAGCGGCTCTCCTACGGCATGTAG